One genomic segment of Eriocheir sinensis breed Jianghai 21 chromosome 66, ASM2467909v1, whole genome shotgun sequence includes these proteins:
- the LOC126987707 gene encoding cuticle protein AMP1A-like isoform X3 translates to MRSVAIFAVVAIAFHLSLAAPADLSSEEDIPILKDEREMEEDGRFNFEIETGNGIRLSQGGSPDGEDGAVSHAGEYSYTAPDGTLVVVKFVANENGYQPESDLLPVAPEFPHPIPQFVLDQIAFAAKEDAERDSEEED, encoded by the exons ATGAGATCT GTTGCTATCTTCGCCGTTGTGGCCATCGCCTTTCACCTGAGTCTGGCCGCCCCGGCCGACCTGAGCTCCGAGGAAGACATCCCCATCCTGAAGGATGAGCGCGAAATGGAGGAAGACGGAAGGTTCAACTTTGAGATCGAGACTGGCAACGGCATCCGCTTGTCACAGGGCGGCTCTCCTGACGGCGAGGACGGCGCCGTGAGCCACGCCGGAGAGTACTC CTACACGGCCCCTGACGGCACCCTGGTCGTTGTGAAGTTCGTCGCCAACGAGAACGGCTACCAGCCCGAGTCTGACCTGCTGCCCGTGGCCCCCGAGTTCCCCCACCCCATCCCGCAGTTCGTGCTGGACCAGATCGCCTTCGCCGCCAAGGAGGACGCGGAAAGGGACTccgaggaggaggattga
- the LOC126987690 gene encoding cuticle protein AMP1A-like isoform X1 encodes MKFVILAALASVALAAPQYSYDAPARDSSEEREFIPILRDERVHEEDGTYNLDVETGNGIVVSQSGSPDGPDGSVVKAGEYSYTAPDGTPVHVKFVADGNGYQPQSDLLPVAPAFPHPIPQFVLDQIAFAAEEDAKRARGELDSSEESYNYAPPAPSSSYGAPQ; translated from the exons ATGAAGTTT GTGATCCTCGCCGCCCTGGCCTCCGTGGCCCTCGCCGCCCCCCAGTACTCCTACGACGCCCCCGCCAGGGACTCCAGCGAGGAGCGCGAATTCATCCCCATCCTTAGGGACGAACGCGTCCACGAGGAGGACGGAACCTACAACCTGGACGTGGAGACCGGCAACGGCATCGTCGTTTCCCAGTCCGGCTCCCCCGACGGCCCCGATGGCTCCGTGGTGAAGGCTGGAGAATACTC CTACACTGCCCCTGACGGCACCCCCGTCCACGTCAAGTTCGTCGCCGACGGCAACGGCTACCAGCCCCAGTCTGACCTGCTGCCCGTAGCCCCCGccttcccccaccccatcccccagtTCGTGCTGGACCAGATCGCCTTCGCCGCCGAGGAGGACGCCAAGCGCGCCCGCGGTGAGCTGGACTCCTCCGAGGAGAGCTACAACTACGCTCCCCCAGCTCCCTCCAGCTCATATGGAGCTCCCCAGTAA
- the LOC126987686 gene encoding uncharacterized protein LOC126987686, which produces MQLLILAAVAAVAFAAPDYSKTLPSEDHSSEEVVEVVVPILRDDRVQEEDGRFSVDVETGNGIVLSESGSPAGPDGAVVMAGAYAYTAPDGTLVELRFVADENGYQPESALLPVAPEFPHPIPQFVLDQIAFAAEEDAAEELANVSVEEVATTYAEPSSSEEQVPAAASSVNEAPAAPISVNEAPAAPATVYEAPTAPISVYEAPAAPLSVYEAPAAPLSVYEAPAAPLSVYEAPTAPATVYEAPAAPLSVYEAPTAPATVYEAPTAPVSVYEAPAAPATVYQAPAAPATVYQAPAAPATVYQVPV; this is translated from the exons ATGCAGCTT CTGATCCTCGCCGCCGTAGCCGCCGTGGCCTTCGCCGCCCCAGATTATAGCAAAACTCTGCCATCCGAAGACCACTCCAGCGAAGAGGTGGTCGAGGTGGTGGTTCCCATTCTGAGGGACGACCGCGTGCAGGAGGAGGACGGACGCTTCAGCGTGGACGTGGAGACAGGCAACGGCATTGTTCTCTCCGAGTCTggctctcctgcagggccagacGGTGCCGTGGTGATGGCCGGAGCCTACGC CTACACCGCTCCTGACGGCACTCTGGTCGAACTGAGATTTGTGGCTGACGAGAACGGCTACCAACCAGAGTCTGCCCTGCTGCCCGTGGCCCCCGAGTTCCCGCACCCCATCCCTCAGTTCGTGCTGGATCAGATCGCCTTCGCCGCCGAGGAGGACGCCGCCGAAGAGCTCGCCAACGTGTCCGTCGAGGAGGTCGCTACGACTTACGCTGAACCAAGCTCCTCCGAGGAACAAGTCCCCGCAGCTGCCTCCAGTGTGAATGAAGCCCCTGCAGCTCCCATCAGTGTGAATGAAGCCCCTGCAGCTCCCGCCACTGTGTATGAAGCCCCCACAGCTCCCATCAGTGTGTATGAAGCCCCCGCAGCTCCCCTCAGTGTGTATGAAGCCCCCGCAGCTCCCCTCAGTGTGTATGAAGCCCCCGCAGCTCCCCTCAGTGTGTATGAAGCCCCCACAGCTCCCGCCACTGTGTATGAAGCCCCCGCAGCTCCCCTCAGTGTGTATGAAGCCCCCACAGCTCCCGCCACTGTGTATGAAGCCCCCACAGCTCCCGTCAGTGTGTATGAAGCCCCTGCAGCTCCCGCCACTGTGTATCAAGCCCCTGCAGCTCCCGCCACTGTGTATCAAGCCCCTGCAGCTCCCGCCACTGTGTATCAAGTTCCCGTTTAG
- the LOC126987691 gene encoding cuticle protein AMP1A-like isoform X2, giving the protein MKLVILAALAAMALAAPRPDSYSAPAEESSEEVIPILRDDRVHEDDGRYTLDVETGNGIVLSQSGSPDGPEDSIIKSGHYSYTAPDGTFVEVKFVADGNGYQPESDLLPVAPAFPHPIPQFVLDQIAFAAEEDAKRARGELDSEEAEEGEGDDAPSTSYGSPE; this is encoded by the exons ATGAAGCTC gtGATCCTCGCCGCCCTGGCCGCCATGGCCCTCGCCGCCCCCAGGCCAGACTCCTACAGCGCCCCGGCGGAGGAGTCCAGCGAGGAGGTCATCCCCATCCTGAGGGACGACCGTGTCCACGAGGATGACGGCCGCTACACCCTGGACGTGGAGACTGGCAACGGCATCGTGCTCTCCCAGTCCGGCTCTCCCGACGGTCCCGAAGACTCCATCATCAAGTCCGGACACTACTC CTACACCGCCCCCGACGGAACCTTCGTTGAGGTCAAGTTCGTCGCTGACGGCAACGGCTACCAGCCCGAGTCTGACCTGCTGCCCGTGGCCCCCGccttcccccaccccatcccccagtTCGTGCTGGACCAGATCGCCTTCGCCGCCGAAGAGGACGCCAAGCGCGCCCGCGGTGAGCTGGACTCCGAAGAAGccgaagaaggcgaaggagacgACGCCCCCTCCACCTCTTACGGAAGCCCCGAGTAG
- the LOC126987691 gene encoding cuticle protein AMP1A-like isoform X1: MKLVILAALAALALAAPRPDSYSAPAEESSEEVIPILRDDRVHEDDGRYTLDVETGNGIVLSQSGSPDGPEDSIIKSGHYSYTAPDGTFVEVKFVADGNGYQPESDLLPVAPAFPHPIPQFVLDQIAFAAEEDAKRARGELDSEEAEEGEGDDAPSTSYGSPE; the protein is encoded by the exons ATGAAGCTC gtaatcCTCGCCGCCTTGGCTGCCTTGGCCCTCGCCGCCCCCAGGCCAGACTCCTACAGCGCCCCGGCGGAGGAGTCCAGTGAGGAGGTCATCCCCATCCTGAGGGACGACCGTGTCCACGAGGATGACGGCCGCTACACCCTGGACGTGGAGACTGGCAACGGCATCGTGCTCTCCCAGTCCGGCTCTCCCGACGGTCCCGAAGACTCCATCATCAAGTCCGGACACTACTC CTACACCGCCCCCGACGGAACCTTCGTTGAGGTCAAGTTCGTCGCTGACGGCAACGGCTACCAGCCCGAGTCTGACCTGCTGCCCGTGGCCCCCGccttcccccaccccatcccccagtTCGTGCTGGACCAGATCGCCTTCGCCGCCGAAGAGGACGCCAAGCGCGCCCGCGGTGAGCTGGACTCCGAAGAAGccgaagaaggcgaaggagacgACGCCCCCTCCACCTCTTACGGAAGCCCCGAGTAG
- the LOC126987690 gene encoding cuticle protein AMP1A-like isoform X3, with protein sequence MKFVILAALAVVALAAPRPDSYSAPAEESSEEVIPILRDDRVHEDDGRYTLDVETGNGIVLSQSGSPDGPEDSIIKSGHYSYTAPDGTFVEVKFVADGNGYQPESDLLPVAPAFPHPIPQFVLDQIAFAAEEDAKRARGELDSEEGEEGDDAPSTSYGSPE encoded by the exons ATGAAGTTT GTAATCCTCGCCGCCCTGGCTGTCGTGGCCCTCGCCGCCCCCAGGCCAGACTCCTACAGCGCCCCGGCGGAGGAGTCCAGCGAGGAGGTCATCCCCATCCTGAGGGACGACCGTGTCCACGAGGATGACGGCCGCTACACCCTGGACGTGGAGACTGGCAACGGCATCGTGCTCTCCCAGTCCGGCTCTCCCGACGGTCCCGAAGACTCCATCATCAAGTCCGGACACTACTC CTACACCGCCCCCGACGGAACCTTCGTTGAGGTCAAGTTCGTCGCTGACGGCAACGGCTACCAGCCCGAGTCTGACCTGCTGCCCGTGGCCCCCGccttcccccaccccatcccccagtTCGTGCTGGACCAGATCGCCTTCGCCGCCGAAGAGGACGCCAAGCGCGCCCGCGGTGAGCTGGACtccgaagaaggcgaagaaggggaCGACGCCCCCTCCACCTCTTACGGAAGTCCGGAGTAG
- the LOC126987691 gene encoding cuticle protein AMP1A-like isoform X3 encodes MKFVILAALAAMALAAPRPDSYSAPAEESSEEVIPILRDDRVHEDDGRYTLDVETGNGIVLSQSGSPDGPEDSIIKSGHYSYTAPDGTFVEVKFVADGNGYQPESDLLPVAPAFPHPIPQFVLDQIAFAAEEDAKRARGELDSEEAEEGEGDDAPSTSYGSPE; translated from the exons ATGAAATTT gtGATCCTCGCCGCCCTGGCCGCCATGGCCCTCGCCGCCCCCAGGCCAGACTCCTACAGCGCCCCGGCGGAGGAGTCCAGCGAGGAGGTCATCCCCATCCTGAGGGACGACCGTGTCCACGAGGATGACGGCCGCTACACCCTGGACGTGGAGACTGGCAACGGCATCGTGCTCTCCCAGTCCGGCTCTCCCGACGGTCCCGAAGACTCCATCATCAAGTCCGGACACTACTC CTACACCGCCCCCGACGGAACCTTCGTTGAGGTCAAGTTCGTCGCTGACGGCAACGGCTACCAGCCCGAGTCTGACCTGCTGCCCGTGGCCCCCGccttcccccaccccatcccccagtTCGTGCTGGACCAGATCGCCTTCGCCGCCGAAGAGGACGCCAAGCGCGCCCGCGGTGAGCTGGACTCCGAAGAAGccgaagaaggcgaaggagacgACGCCCCCTCCACCTCTTACGGAAGCCCCGAGTAG
- the LOC126987693 gene encoding cuticle protein AMP1A-like, producing MKFVILAALASVALAAPQYSYDAPARDSSEEREFVPILRDERVHEEDGTYNLDVETGNGIVLSQSGSPDGPDGSVVKAGEYSYTAPDGTLVEVKFVADENGFQPQSDVLPVAPAFPHPIPQFVLDQIAKAAAEDAARDSSEESYNYAPPAPSSSYGAPQ from the exons ATGAAATTT GTGATCCTCGCCGCCCTGGCCTCCGTGGCCCTCGCCGCCCCCCAGTACTCCTACGACGCCCCCGCCAGGGACTCCAGCGAGGAGCGCGAGTTTGTCCCCATCCTTAGGGACGAACGCGTCCACGAGGAGGACGGAACCTACAACCTGGACGTGGAGACCGGCAACGGCATCGTCCTTTCCCAGTCTGGCTCCCCCGACGGCCCCGATGGCTCCGTGGTGAAGGCTGGAGAATACTC CTACACCGCCCCTGACGGCACCCTCGTTGAAGTCAAGTTCGTTGCCGACGAGAACGGCTTCCAGCCCCAGTCTGATGTGCTGCCCGTGGCCCCCGccttcccccaccccatcccccagtTCGTGCTGGACCAGATCGCTAAGGCCGCCGCCGAGGACGCCGCCCGCGACTCCTCCGAGGAGAGCTACAACTACGCTCCCCCAGCTCCCTCCAGCTCATATGGAGCTCCCCAGTAA
- the LOC126987707 gene encoding cuticle protein AMP1A-like isoform X1 translates to MRSVAIFAVVAIAFHLSLAAPADLSSEEDIPILKDEREMDEDGRFNFEIETGNGIRVSQGGSPDGEDGAVSHAGEYSYTAPDGTLVVVKFVANENGYQPESDLLPVAPEFPHPIPQFVLDQIAFAAKEDAERDSEEED, encoded by the exons ATGAGATCT GTTGCTATCTTCGCCGTTGTGGCCATCGCCTTTCACCTGAGTCTGGCCGCCCCGGCCGACCTGAGCTCCGAGGAAGACATCCCCATCCTGAAGGATGAGCGCGAAATGGACGAAGACGGAAGGTTCAACTTTGAGATCGAGACTGGCAACGGCATCCGCGTGTCACAGGGCGGCTCTCCTGACGGCGAGGACGGCGCCGTGAGCCACGCCGGAGAGTACTC CTACACGGCCCCTGACGGCACCCTGGTCGTTGTGAAGTTCGTCGCCAACGAGAACGGCTACCAGCCCGAGTCTGACCTGCTGCCCGTGGCCCCCGAGTTCCCCCACCCCATCCCGCAGTTCGTGCTGGACCAGATCGCCTTCGCCGCCAAGGAGGACGCGGAAAGGGACTccgaggaggaggattga